The Acidicapsa acidisoli genome contains a region encoding:
- a CDS encoding glycosyltransferase family 4 protein has protein sequence MNVLIALASSSGQLSGVQRHAINLARCLLSRDEITAVHLVAAPWQRDFIQDSTPSMDMRLHVHGAPIGNNAFSRNLWYLSQLPSLARQLGVDIVHLAYPVPVRRGAYHCPTVVTLHDLYPHDIPDNFGFPKVLFNRLALRRCLTAVNAIACVSQCTLFRLETIYPKLASAKSLVVNNSVELPTLPLSNTSRPRWGDEPFLLCVAQHRRNKNVALALRVFERLLRTNRLGPQTRLVIVGIPGPETSTIQQFVASAGLRQNVVFLNGISDALLQWCYRKCLLLLAPSTIEGFGLPIAEALQAGCPIVCSDIPAFRELGEDHCHYVPLGFQEVEAFSDAVCAAAGRQSREPLAMPHLSAEVIAAQYLQLYSALLSAPGAELGVQDAQYLSSSERHFRT, from the coding sequence ATGAATGTGTTGATTGCCCTTGCTTCGAGTTCGGGTCAGCTCTCCGGCGTGCAGCGCCACGCCATCAATCTTGCACGCTGCCTGCTTTCGCGCGATGAGATTACTGCAGTTCACCTCGTGGCGGCGCCGTGGCAACGCGACTTTATTCAGGACTCGACGCCGTCCATGGACATGCGACTGCATGTCCATGGCGCGCCCATCGGCAACAACGCGTTTAGTAGAAATCTTTGGTACCTGTCCCAACTGCCATCGTTGGCAAGGCAGCTTGGGGTTGACATTGTTCATCTCGCATATCCGGTGCCGGTCCGGCGTGGGGCCTACCATTGCCCGACAGTTGTTACCCTTCACGATCTGTACCCACATGACATTCCGGACAATTTCGGTTTTCCCAAGGTTCTCTTCAATCGTCTTGCGCTACGCCGATGCCTCACCGCCGTCAATGCTATTGCGTGTGTATCTCAGTGCACATTGTTTCGCCTTGAAACGATTTATCCCAAACTCGCATCGGCAAAGTCTCTGGTTGTCAACAACTCTGTCGAGCTACCAACACTCCCTCTATCAAATACTTCTCGTCCGCGATGGGGAGACGAGCCTTTCCTGCTTTGCGTCGCGCAGCATCGCCGGAATAAAAACGTCGCGCTCGCTCTGCGAGTCTTTGAACGGCTCCTGCGTACCAACCGGCTTGGCCCACAAACGAGATTGGTTATTGTAGGAATACCAGGCCCGGAGACATCGACGATCCAACAGTTCGTCGCAAGTGCTGGCCTCAGGCAAAACGTCGTCTTCCTCAATGGAATCTCCGATGCACTGTTGCAATGGTGCTATCGCAAATGCCTATTGCTACTGGCTCCCTCCACGATCGAGGGCTTCGGCCTTCCCATTGCAGAGGCGCTACAGGCCGGTTGCCCAATCGTCTGCTCCGATATTCCGGCCTTCCGTGAGTTAGGTGAAGATCACTGCCACTATGTACCACTCGGTTTCCAAGAGGTCGAGGCGTTTTCGGATGCTGTATGTGCAGCAGCTGGCCGACAATCCCGAGAGCCGCTTGCAATGCCCCACCTTTCCGCCGAGGTGATTGCCGCTCAATACTTGCAACTTTACAGTGCGCTGCTATCCGCACCCGGCGCAGAGCTGGGCGTACAAGATGCGCAATATTTGTCCTCATCAGAAAGACACTTTCGCACATGA
- a CDS encoding NAD-dependent epimerase/dehydratase family protein, whose translation MRVFVAGASGAIGEPLIAELLKNGHSVVGMTTSEARTKILESQGAEALIVDAFHGAEVEAALRQAKAEVVIDELTSLPKEQSDMPKYAAGDRRLRIEGGGNLFRAAIASGARRYLQQSSGFFLKAAEGTLADESSPLDINASPSVAASARTYTELETRLFSSSAIEGVALRYGFFYGPKTWYYPGEAAANMVMRQQNPVVGRGEGVSSFVHINDAAVATVAALTAEPGVYNLVDDDPSPQAVWLPAFAKFVGAPKPPHRSETEVTAIAGEDVVYYATKLSGASNAKAKRVLGWKPRRLQWLEA comes from the coding sequence ATGCGTGTATTCGTTGCGGGTGCAAGCGGAGCGATCGGCGAACCGTTAATTGCGGAGTTGTTGAAGAATGGACACTCCGTAGTAGGAATGACAACGAGCGAGGCGCGGACGAAGATTTTGGAGAGCCAGGGAGCCGAGGCACTTATTGTGGACGCGTTTCATGGAGCGGAGGTGGAGGCGGCGCTGCGGCAGGCAAAGGCGGAAGTAGTAATCGATGAATTGACGTCGCTGCCAAAGGAACAGAGTGATATGCCGAAGTATGCAGCGGGCGACAGGAGGCTAAGGATTGAGGGAGGAGGAAATTTGTTTCGAGCGGCTATCGCAAGTGGTGCGCGGCGGTATCTACAGCAGTCGAGCGGATTCTTTTTGAAGGCGGCGGAGGGGACACTGGCGGACGAGTCGTCTCCATTGGATATAAATGCAAGTCCCAGTGTGGCGGCGAGTGCGCGGACATATACGGAATTGGAAACACGGCTTTTCAGTTCTAGTGCAATTGAGGGTGTGGCTCTGCGGTATGGATTCTTCTATGGCCCGAAGACGTGGTACTACCCCGGCGAGGCGGCGGCGAACATGGTCATGCGGCAACAGAATCCGGTAGTGGGTAGAGGCGAGGGCGTTTCGTCGTTTGTGCATATCAACGATGCGGCGGTTGCAACGGTCGCGGCGCTGACGGCCGAGCCGGGAGTATACAACCTTGTAGATGATGACCCTTCGCCGCAGGCCGTATGGCTGCCTGCGTTTGCGAAGTTTGTGGGTGCTCCGAAGCCGCCGCATAGGAGCGAGACAGAAGTGACCGCAATCGCAGGGGAAGATGTGGTGTATTACGCGACGAAGCTTAGCGGGGCCTCGAATGCGAAGGCGAAGCGGGTTCTAGGTTGGAAACCCCGACGGTTGCAGTGGCTGGAGGCGTAA
- a CDS encoding cupredoxin domain-containing protein: MKPRFTAPVILALLPVMELTSAQTTHSQSAPHRIEVTSKRFYFTPGEITLKKGEPFVTVLKSADVPHGIRFGVEVKAGMGPISEVAFTPNSTHTFVGHCSVFCGSGDGSVAWAQHVTE, translated from the coding sequence TTGAAACCACGATTCACAGCACCAGTCATTCTCGCTCTTTTGCCAGTCATGGAGCTCACCTCTGCGCAGACTACTCATTCGCAGTCTGCGCCACATCGTATCGAAGTGACCTCCAAGCGATTTTACTTCACGCCGGGTGAGATCACCTTGAAGAAGGGCGAGCCTTTCGTAACAGTGCTGAAAAGCGCAGATGTTCCACATGGGATTCGCTTCGGAGTAGAAGTCAAAGCAGGTATGGGCCCGATCAGCGAAGTTGCGTTCACACCCAACAGCACCCACACCTTCGTTGGTCATTGCTCTGTATTTTGCGGCTCTGGCGACGGCAGCGTGGCGTGGGCCCAGCATGTTACGGAGTAA
- a CDS encoding c-type cytochrome has product MWGKVFLILGCIFCGLLLFIGMVLALVDFKADPPRKSETLVMDWAKHTILVRGKSESNPLKDTSAGVADGKEAFSHYCVACHGKDGQNTGVPFADRMSPPVPSLAGKEVQSYSDGQLKWIIDYGIWPSGMPGSKNTLSDEEIWSIVIYLRHLPPAGSLGEPEMYTQ; this is encoded by the coding sequence ATGTGGGGAAAGGTCTTTCTCATCCTCGGTTGTATCTTCTGTGGACTGTTGCTCTTTATTGGAATGGTTTTAGCCTTGGTCGACTTCAAAGCTGATCCTCCGAGAAAGAGCGAAACGCTGGTCATGGATTGGGCCAAGCACACAATTTTAGTACGCGGTAAGTCTGAGAGTAATCCGCTCAAAGATACTTCTGCGGGAGTCGCTGACGGGAAGGAAGCGTTTTCGCATTACTGTGTTGCATGTCATGGAAAGGATGGTCAGAATACGGGCGTGCCTTTTGCCGACCGAATGTCTCCACCGGTTCCTTCGTTGGCCGGCAAAGAAGTGCAGTCGTACTCCGACGGACAGTTGAAGTGGATCATCGACTACGGGATCTGGCCATCGGGAATGCCTGGATCGAAGAACACACTGAGCGATGAGGAGATCTGGTCAATTGTCATTTATCTACGCCACTTACCGCCGGCGGGAAGCCTGGGGGAACCGGAGATGTACACACAGTAA
- a CDS encoding SLBB domain-containing protein, which yields MAVLQEQPDALVELKSLVADLATQQGTPVQPDSISDEMLYSKIASSPQLRANITTFLRARGYLSDADLQSFAASDFEGDGISMPINNQGARLDTHGTSLAFGSPANPFGQQGLGTSNSNGNNTSSRDVSGNANHGTTSQPQVLHLPTPYNLLSLHDLYTQLPQADSSLKRFGSDVFLRRNGMAANQIAPSGREIPLDVPAGPSYVVGPGDSLSIDLWGGISQNITRTIDREGRLALPESGAVQVAGLTLEHVQSVVSDTLKQQYRNVQVAVTVAHLRSIRVYVVGDVQRPGAYDISSLSTALNALYAAGGPTRVGSLRMLRHYRGKQLVGEIDLYDFLLHGVQSEDRLQAGDTVLVPPAGPQIAVYGAVKRPAIYEFKSGATLAAILDDAGGATVAAELGHIEIDRIDANKQRETVSLDLPAESGVDKARAAIAAFPVFDGDRVHVSPIQPYSQQVVYVQGHVLRPGRMSYHEGMHINDVLHSYQDMLPEPADKGEIIRLMAPDLHPETIQFNVPEVLIGDNNLTLHPFDTIRIYGRYEADAPKVTVGGEVLRPGTYSLAKGMTAGELVRMAGGFKRDALLDSADLTSYRIESGRKVISEHTSVSIGDAVNHHQAATDVPLKPGDVLTIHQIAGWSDIGSSITIEGEVSHPGSYGIQQGERLSSILRRAGGFRETSYPAGAVLLREEVRRLEEKSRDELIRQIETSSTAARISPNLGSSDQSATLQLIAQQQDQVLARLRSQPPAGRLVIHITNDIASWENTAADIEVRSGDVLRIPKRPGFVLVSGQVYNSTAITFSPDKTAAWYLRRAGGATEIANKGHIFIIRANGSVVGRGSSGSWFDHDVLATRLDPGDVVVVPQKIIGASLFWRNLLTIAQFSSSIAITAAVAGLL from the coding sequence ATGGCCGTTCTACAAGAACAACCAGACGCGCTCGTGGAATTGAAATCGTTAGTGGCCGACCTCGCAACACAGCAAGGCACGCCTGTTCAGCCTGACTCAATCAGTGACGAGATGCTCTATAGCAAGATTGCATCCAGTCCACAACTACGCGCCAACATTACAACGTTTCTCCGTGCACGCGGGTACCTCTCCGATGCCGACTTGCAAAGCTTTGCTGCAAGCGACTTCGAAGGTGATGGCATTTCAATGCCAATAAATAACCAGGGGGCGAGGCTAGATACCCATGGGACGAGCCTCGCTTTCGGGTCACCAGCGAACCCATTTGGTCAACAGGGGCTTGGAACAAGCAATTCGAACGGAAACAATACCAGCTCTAGAGACGTGTCCGGCAATGCGAACCATGGCACAACCAGCCAGCCCCAAGTGCTGCACTTGCCGACACCTTACAACCTGCTTTCGTTGCATGACTTGTATACGCAGTTACCGCAGGCGGACAGCTCCCTGAAGAGATTTGGCTCTGACGTCTTTCTTCGACGTAACGGAATGGCGGCTAATCAGATTGCACCCAGTGGGCGTGAGATACCGTTGGATGTTCCAGCTGGACCAAGTTACGTTGTTGGCCCCGGGGACAGCCTGTCTATCGATTTATGGGGCGGCATCTCGCAGAACATCACGCGGACGATCGATCGCGAGGGTCGCCTTGCACTGCCGGAGTCGGGTGCTGTTCAGGTCGCCGGTCTCACTCTAGAACATGTGCAGAGTGTCGTTTCGGACACGCTGAAGCAGCAGTATCGGAATGTTCAGGTCGCAGTGACGGTTGCTCATCTTCGTAGCATCCGCGTTTACGTAGTGGGTGATGTTCAGAGGCCTGGAGCCTATGACATCAGTTCCCTTTCAACTGCACTGAATGCCCTATACGCAGCGGGCGGCCCAACACGTGTGGGATCGCTGCGTATGCTGCGACATTATCGCGGCAAGCAGTTGGTGGGGGAAATCGATCTATACGACTTCCTGCTGCATGGTGTGCAAAGCGAGGATCGTCTGCAGGCCGGAGATACAGTCTTGGTACCCCCGGCAGGCCCGCAGATCGCTGTCTATGGCGCTGTAAAGCGGCCTGCGATCTATGAGTTCAAGAGCGGGGCCACACTGGCGGCTATACTTGACGATGCCGGCGGCGCTACGGTTGCCGCTGAGCTCGGCCATATCGAGATCGATCGCATTGACGCGAATAAGCAGCGTGAGACAGTCAGTCTGGACTTGCCTGCGGAGAGTGGCGTGGACAAAGCACGAGCAGCTATTGCCGCCTTTCCAGTCTTTGACGGCGATCGCGTTCATGTTTCCCCTATCCAGCCTTACAGCCAGCAGGTCGTTTATGTGCAGGGGCATGTGCTTCGGCCAGGCCGAATGTCGTATCACGAGGGCATGCATATCAACGATGTGCTGCATAGTTACCAGGACATGCTTCCAGAGCCCGCAGACAAAGGGGAAATCATACGCCTCATGGCGCCGGATCTTCATCCAGAGACGATCCAATTCAATGTTCCTGAGGTCTTGATCGGCGACAACAACCTTACCTTGCATCCCTTCGACACGATCCGAATCTATGGCCGTTATGAGGCGGACGCTCCGAAGGTAACGGTGGGCGGCGAGGTGCTGCGGCCTGGAACTTACTCGTTGGCAAAGGGCATGACCGCAGGCGAGCTCGTCCGCATGGCCGGCGGATTCAAGCGAGATGCCTTATTGGACAGTGCCGATCTAACGAGTTATCGCATTGAGAGTGGCAGGAAGGTTATTAGCGAGCACACGTCTGTCAGCATTGGCGACGCGGTCAATCATCATCAAGCCGCTACGGATGTGCCGCTCAAGCCAGGGGACGTTCTTACCATTCATCAGATTGCGGGATGGAGCGATATTGGTTCGTCGATCACCATCGAAGGCGAGGTATCACATCCAGGCAGCTATGGTATTCAACAAGGTGAGCGGCTCAGCTCGATCCTTCGACGTGCAGGTGGATTTCGAGAGACGAGCTACCCCGCAGGAGCAGTGCTGCTACGGGAGGAAGTACGACGGCTTGAGGAGAAGAGCCGCGATGAACTGATCCGGCAGATCGAGACTAGCTCGACTGCAGCCCGCATCAGCCCCAATCTAGGCTCGAGCGATCAATCGGCAACGCTTCAACTAATTGCTCAACAACAAGATCAAGTGCTTGCCCGATTGAGGAGTCAGCCACCCGCGGGTCGGCTGGTGATCCATATCACGAACGATATCGCTAGCTGGGAGAACACGGCGGCAGATATCGAAGTACGTTCGGGAGACGTGCTCCGCATTCCCAAGCGACCGGGCTTTGTGTTGGTGAGCGGACAGGTCTATAACAGCACAGCAATCACGTTTTCCCCAGACAAGACTGCGGCCTGGTATCTGCGCCGCGCTGGTGGAGCGACAGAGATCGCCAACAAGGGCCATATCTTCATCATCCGCGCCAATGGCTCTGTGGTAGGTCGCGGCTCCTCCGGATCCTGGTTTGACCACGACGTACTCGCGACGCGACTCGACCCGGGAGACGTGGTCGTGGTACCGCAAAAAATCATCGGTGCTTCCCTCTTCTGGCGCAACCTGCTGACCATCGCACAGTTCTCGTCGTCGATCGCAATCACCGCAGCCGTGGCAGGTTTGCTATGA
- a CDS encoding class I SAM-dependent methyltransferase yields MITLDKLRNDWEHLAERDALWAILTDSTKAGRKWDVAEFMATGESEINTVMTYLASIGCLPDCKGSALDFGCGVGRLTQALARRFASCVGVDISQQMIDQAETLNRFAHCRYVASSDTRLPFTGDSFSFIYSNIVLQHIPQYMSELYLREFVRVLAPGGVLVFGVQDSFSTGFLASLLMRTRQIVRVRSRVKAAMGLSAGNMQMHCLPERAVRSALGSAKIVDIRYTNTAASDFNGNLVYLEQAPTSGYVGKQYCVVKQP; encoded by the coding sequence ATGATAACCCTCGATAAGCTTAGGAATGATTGGGAACACTTAGCCGAGCGCGATGCTCTGTGGGCCATTCTCACTGATAGCACAAAAGCAGGGCGTAAATGGGACGTCGCCGAGTTCATGGCCACTGGCGAGTCTGAAATCAACACTGTCATGACTTATCTGGCTTCGATTGGCTGTCTTCCTGATTGCAAAGGTTCGGCGTTGGATTTTGGATGTGGCGTTGGCCGATTGACACAGGCTCTTGCCCGGCGTTTCGCCTCCTGTGTCGGCGTCGATATCTCACAACAGATGATTGATCAGGCGGAGACCCTCAACAGGTTTGCTCATTGCCGTTACGTCGCTAGTTCTGATACAAGACTTCCTTTCACAGGCGACAGTTTTTCTTTTATCTACAGCAATATCGTCCTCCAACACATACCGCAATATATGTCAGAGCTATACCTGCGAGAATTTGTCAGGGTGCTTGCACCAGGCGGGGTACTAGTATTCGGGGTACAAGACTCCTTTTCGACGGGCTTCCTCGCATCTTTGCTGATGCGAACCCGCCAAATTGTTCGCGTCCGCTCCAGAGTCAAAGCAGCTATGGGACTCAGCGCAGGCAACATGCAAATGCATTGTCTTCCCGAGCGTGCTGTTCGCTCTGCGCTTGGGTCTGCCAAGATCGTTGACATCCGATACACAAACACGGCGGCCAGCGATTTTAATGGCAACCTTGTCTATCTGGAGCAGGCGCCAACGTCGGGATACGTCGGCAAACAATATTGCGTTGTGAAGCAACCATGA
- a CDS encoding GNAT family N-acetyltransferase gives MLISGVIPTLTTERLILRQWRDSDREPFRRINADAAVMEFMPRRLTAEESDMLADRIQRRLAERGFGLFAAELRETGSFIGFIGLSAPAFEAHFTPCVEIGWRLAREFWGSGYATEAAYAVLRLAFLSLELPEVVSFTAALNVRSQRVMERLGMVRNTKDDFDHPLLSAGDPLRPHVLYRLAWVD, from the coding sequence GTGTTAATCTCCGGCGTGATTCCGACGCTGACAACGGAACGTCTGATTTTGCGGCAATGGCGCGACTCGGATCGCGAGCCGTTCCGCCGAATAAATGCGGACGCAGCGGTGATGGAATTTATGCCCAGACGGCTGACCGCAGAGGAATCCGATATGCTGGCAGACCGCATTCAGAGGCGGCTGGCGGAGCGTGGCTTCGGTCTTTTCGCAGCCGAACTTCGCGAGACGGGCAGTTTTATCGGCTTCATCGGGCTTTCGGCTCCAGCGTTCGAGGCTCACTTCACTCCATGTGTTGAGATCGGCTGGCGATTAGCGCGCGAGTTCTGGGGATCGGGATACGCGACCGAGGCTGCGTACGCAGTGCTCCGATTGGCCTTCCTGTCGCTAGAATTGCCAGAAGTTGTGTCCTTCACAGCAGCTTTGAACGTGCGCTCGCAAAGGGTGATGGAGCGGCTGGGAATGGTACGAAACACAAAGGATGATTTCGATCACCCGCTCCTTTCAGCGGGTGATCCGCTGCGTCCGCATGTGCTTTATCGTTTGGCGTGGGTAGACTGA
- a CDS encoding GumC family protein — translation MARTAGVSLVLALVIAFTLPKQYESGARIMPPSNSMGGAAVLAALAGRAGGSLGSLGALASGFLGGGGNTALFIDLLRSGTVSGHLIDRFDLQRIYHKRYRIDTAKYLAHHTKIVDDKKSGVITLTVTDTDPARARDIAQGYLDELNRLVNSTNTSSAHQERLFIEKRLHGVQEDLQKAQQQLSQFSSTHATIDIKEQGRAMVDAAARLQAQLIVEQSGLDSLRQTYGDGNVRIRSAQARISELQAQIAKMGGSSKAIPADDSATVDDTATASRSEDLYPPLRQLPRLAVPYANLYRGVQVQEAVYELLTQQYELARIQEAKDVPVVSVIDAPGIPEKKSFPPRLLLALLITAISVVIASAFILFRDQWMHVPADDPRKALALEICDSIHRRLAASMQWRKATP, via the coding sequence TTGGCACGCACTGCGGGAGTGTCCTTGGTTCTCGCGCTTGTAATTGCTTTCACGCTGCCTAAGCAATATGAGTCGGGGGCACGCATTATGCCTCCGAGCAACTCCATGGGCGGAGCTGCCGTACTGGCAGCACTTGCGGGGCGAGCAGGCGGAAGCCTCGGTAGTCTTGGCGCCCTAGCAAGCGGGTTTCTGGGTGGTGGGGGCAACACAGCACTTTTCATCGACTTGTTGCGAAGCGGTACCGTAAGCGGGCATCTGATCGATCGCTTCGATCTTCAGCGTATCTATCACAAGCGATATCGGATCGACACAGCGAAATATCTGGCACATCATACAAAGATTGTCGACGACAAGAAGAGTGGTGTGATTACGCTGACCGTGACTGACACAGATCCTGCTCGAGCACGCGATATCGCACAAGGCTATCTGGATGAGCTAAACCGGTTGGTGAATAGCACCAACACCTCATCCGCGCACCAAGAACGACTCTTCATTGAGAAGCGGCTGCATGGTGTTCAAGAGGATCTGCAGAAGGCGCAACAGCAGTTAAGCCAGTTCTCAAGCACACATGCAACTATCGACATCAAAGAGCAAGGTCGCGCAATGGTAGATGCTGCCGCACGGCTGCAGGCGCAGTTGATTGTAGAGCAGTCTGGGCTCGACTCACTACGGCAGACATACGGCGATGGAAATGTGCGCATTCGCTCTGCGCAAGCGCGCATCTCTGAGTTGCAAGCGCAGATCGCAAAAATGGGAGGATCATCGAAAGCGATTCCTGCCGATGACAGCGCTACTGTTGACGATACCGCTACAGCAAGCCGCAGTGAAGACCTCTATCCTCCGCTGCGCCAGCTACCGCGTCTGGCGGTGCCATATGCGAATCTCTATCGCGGAGTGCAGGTGCAGGAGGCGGTATACGAGTTGCTCACGCAACAATATGAGTTGGCTCGCATCCAGGAAGCAAAGGATGTTCCCGTAGTTAGCGTGATCGATGCGCCCGGTATTCCGGAGAAGAAATCATTTCCTCCGAGACTGCTTCTCGCACTTCTGATCACTGCGATTTCGGTGGTCATTGCTTCGGCCTTCATCCTCTTCAGAGATCAGTGGATGCACGTACCCGCCGATGATCCACGAAAGGCACTTGCACTAGAGATCTGCGATAGCATCCATCGACGGCTGGCGGCGTCAATGCAATGGAGGAAGGCGACGCCGTGA
- a CDS encoding oligosaccharide flippase family protein, protein MEEGDAVRSHLSNAAYGILDYAAYPIGMLIVAPVVLRNLGVELYGVWTLATAAASVGGIIASGFGDANIQHVARQRGARNKAAVVLAVRSMMGINLALGIVFSAIGWMISPLAAAHMTLGDTQLQQSCIWSLRIASLLMAIRAVESVCISTQRAFERYGAAIRISIAARLLALAAAAGSTFLFHSVIAMIVATGCLTVVGLWLQLAHLKRLLWAKSLTPVFDHGTVRSLFGFGIFSWLQAVAGAIFSQVDRLILGVSLGAGVVASYALSAQMALPIFGFAASGLHFLFPYLSHRLSSSHSASLKSPLVVAFACNVIFVGVSTTFLLLFGEHILRAWAGSAIAQDSAPILSMIIWSSALLGLNVTATYALLALGRVQIVTWFNLAGGAVMLLLMLLLTPRMGIRGVAIARLSYPFIPLLLYIPLVRHLLSKPPAHENSPSLEEFSEPVEVAS, encoded by the coding sequence ATGGAGGAAGGCGACGCCGTGAGGTCACATCTTTCCAATGCAGCCTACGGGATCCTCGATTACGCAGCTTATCCAATTGGAATGCTGATCGTTGCGCCCGTGGTGTTGCGCAACCTGGGTGTTGAACTGTATGGGGTGTGGACACTCGCAACCGCCGCTGCGAGTGTAGGCGGAATCATAGCCTCTGGTTTCGGAGATGCCAACATTCAACACGTGGCCAGGCAAAGAGGCGCGCGTAACAAAGCGGCCGTCGTCCTAGCAGTGCGCAGTATGATGGGAATCAACCTTGCACTGGGAATTGTGTTTTCCGCTATTGGATGGATGATCTCTCCTCTTGCTGCTGCGCACATGACCCTTGGTGATACCCAGTTACAGCAATCGTGCATTTGGTCGCTTCGAATTGCAAGCCTGCTGATGGCAATACGCGCAGTTGAAAGTGTGTGCATCAGCACACAGCGCGCATTTGAGCGCTACGGAGCTGCGATTCGTATCAGCATCGCAGCGAGACTGTTGGCGCTAGCTGCGGCGGCAGGATCGACTTTCCTATTTCATAGCGTGATCGCGATGATTGTGGCTACGGGATGTCTAACGGTGGTAGGCTTGTGGCTGCAGCTCGCCCATCTTAAGCGCTTGTTGTGGGCGAAGTCCCTGACGCCTGTGTTTGATCATGGAACTGTTCGATCCCTGTTTGGTTTTGGCATCTTCAGTTGGTTGCAGGCCGTTGCTGGAGCCATTTTCAGTCAAGTAGACAGATTGATTCTCGGTGTATCTTTAGGGGCTGGAGTTGTCGCCTCATACGCATTAAGCGCGCAGATGGCGCTACCGATCTTCGGTTTTGCGGCATCAGGATTGCACTTTCTCTTTCCGTATCTTTCGCATCGACTCTCCTCGTCACATTCAGCTTCCCTTAAGAGCCCTCTAGTCGTAGCCTTCGCATGCAATGTGATCTTCGTTGGCGTCAGCACAACCTTTTTGCTGTTGTTCGGCGAACACATTCTCCGTGCATGGGCGGGATCCGCGATCGCGCAAGATTCTGCTCCAATATTGTCCATGATTATATGGAGCTCCGCACTGTTGGGATTGAACGTAACCGCGACCTACGCTCTACTGGCCCTGGGCCGCGTTCAGATTGTCACCTGGTTTAATCTGGCAGGTGGCGCCGTCATGTTGTTATTGATGCTTCTGCTTACGCCACGTATGGGCATCAGAGGTGTAGCCATCGCCCGATTGAGCTACCCATTCATTCCGCTATTACTGTACATTCCATTGGTTCGTCACCTTCTAAGCAAACCGCCTGCACATGAAAACAGTCCCTCACTGGAAGAATTCTCTGAGCCTGTGGAGGTGGCTTCATGA